Proteins from a genomic interval of Lolium perenne isolate Kyuss_39 chromosome 1, Kyuss_2.0, whole genome shotgun sequence:
- the LOC127303377 gene encoding uncharacterized protein isoform X2: MERHEAEQQKKKADMLSVPFATLNQLLLYLLAPPFKNMMRSGRWVAYSWYINEDIIDINVFQASPLHMPRCRISFLSELRLARTGLQNMLLCWLHSILFKRRKLTFDALSQYQEFPPGSNSGTLVAVLFKVADRRLPLVLFWI, from the exons ATGGAAAGACATGAAGCAGAACAGCAAAAGAAAAAAG CGGATATGCTATCCGTACCCTTTGCAACACTGAATCAGCTGTTGCTATATTTGTTGGCACCACCGTTCAAGAATATGATG AGGTCTGGCCGGTGGGTCGCCTATTCATGGTACATTAATGAAGATATCATCGACATCAATGTATTTCAAGCAAG CCCATTGCACATGCCCCGTTGCCGCATCTCCTTCCTCTCTGAACTCAGGTTGGCGAGAACTGGCCTACAAAACATGTTGCTCTGCTGGCTGCACTCAATCCTTTTTAAAAGAAG GAAGCTGACTTTCGATGCACTGTCACAATATCAAGAATTTCCTCCAGGCAGCAATAGTGGTACACTG GTCGCCGTATTGTTCAAGGTTGCTGACCGGCGGCTACCGTTGGTTCTCTTCTGGATTTAG
- the LOC127303377 gene encoding uncharacterized protein isoform X4 → MERHEAEQQKKKADMLSVPFATLNQLLLYLLAPPFKNMMRSGRWVAYSWYINEDIIDINVFQASPLHMPRCRISFLSELRLARTGLQNMLLCWLHSILFKRRKLTFDALSQYQEFPPGSNSGRRIVQGC, encoded by the exons ATGGAAAGACATGAAGCAGAACAGCAAAAGAAAAAAG CGGATATGCTATCCGTACCCTTTGCAACACTGAATCAGCTGTTGCTATATTTGTTGGCACCACCGTTCAAGAATATGATG AGGTCTGGCCGGTGGGTCGCCTATTCATGGTACATTAATGAAGATATCATCGACATCAATGTATTTCAAGCAAG CCCATTGCACATGCCCCGTTGCCGCATCTCCTTCCTCTCTGAACTCAGGTTGGCGAGAACTGGCCTACAAAACATGTTGCTCTGCTGGCTGCACTCAATCCTTTTTAAAAGAAG GAAGCTGACTTTCGATGCACTGTCACAATATCAAGAATTTCCTCCAGGCAGCAATAGTG GTCGCCGTATTGTTCAAGGTTGCTGA
- the LOC127303377 gene encoding uncharacterized protein isoform X3 — protein sequence MERHEAEQQKKKADMLSVPFATLNQLLLYLLAPPFKNMMRSGRWVAYSWYINEDIIDINVFQASPLHMPRCRISFLSELRLARTGLQNMLLCWLHSILFKRRKLTFDALSQYQEFPPGSNSGTLVVSAIIGS from the exons ATGGAAAGACATGAAGCAGAACAGCAAAAGAAAAAAG CGGATATGCTATCCGTACCCTTTGCAACACTGAATCAGCTGTTGCTATATTTGTTGGCACCACCGTTCAAGAATATGATG AGGTCTGGCCGGTGGGTCGCCTATTCATGGTACATTAATGAAGATATCATCGACATCAATGTATTTCAAGCAAG CCCATTGCACATGCCCCGTTGCCGCATCTCCTTCCTCTCTGAACTCAGGTTGGCGAGAACTGGCCTACAAAACATGTTGCTCTGCTGGCTGCACTCAATCCTTTTTAAAAGAAG GAAGCTGACTTTCGATGCACTGTCACAATATCAAGAATTTCCTCCAGGCAGCAATAGTGGTACACTGGTTGTCAGCGCTATCATAGGAAGCTGA